The DNA segment TATACGGGCTCAAATGGGCTACGTCGGAACGATCTCTCCGAGGATCAGCGTTTTTAGAGGTTCCCTATTGACGTATTGTAAGGGATATCCTGGCTTTTGGGGCCTGGATTAACTATTATTAGAAGGGATCGGTGAACCGCCATAGCTAAGAAACTTCCTGACGAGCCGAGAGTCAACGAAGAGATAACAGTAAAAGACGTCCTGTTGATAGACGACCAAGGGGTCAAGGTCGGGGTTATTCCGACGGAGCAGGCCATCGAACTGGCTGCCTCCAGGGAGCTTGACCTAGTAGAGGTCGCTCCAGGAGCGACTCCTCCGGTGTGTCGTATTCTCGATTACGGCAAGTTCCGTTACCAGCAGCAGAAGAAGGAAAAGGACGCCCGGAAAAAACAGAAGACCCAGACTCTCAAGGAAATGAAGATGCGTCCTAAGATCGACGAGCACGACTATAACTTCAAGACCAAGGCCATCAGAGGTTTCCTGGCTAACGGCCATAGAGTCAAGGTGTCCATCTTTTTCAGAGGCAGAGAGATGGCCTTTCTGGATAGAGGAAAAGAGGTTCTCGACAGAGTTGCCAAAGACTGCGAAGATCTCGGAAAGTCCGAGGGCTTCCCCCGGATGGAAGGTCGGTTCATGAGAATGATGCTCACCCCTATAGCATCTCCTAAGAAAGAATCAGGTTCTAACTCCTCTGATATCGCTAAAGACTCGGAGGATTAGTCATAAAGTAATTTAAAAGCTAAGGAGGAACTTCCATGCCTAAGATGAAGACCCACTCTGGTGCCAAGAAACGTTTTTCTTTCACCGGTAGCGGAAAGGTTTCCTACAAGAAAAGCGGTCGTGCTCACCAGCTGAGGACCAAGGACGCCTGCAGAATTCGCAGGCTCCGCCAGGACGGTATAATGACCGATACCACCGCTATAGAGACTATGAAGAAACTCATGCCCTATGCCTGATAGGCAGAACCATTATCGAGAGGTGAGATAATATGCGCGTCGCAGCTGCCAGCTCAAGCGATAGAAAACGCAAAAAGCTGTTTGCAATAACTAAGGGATATTTTGGCCGTAAAAAGAACGTATACCGTAGAGCCAGGGAGGCTTTTCTTCACTCCCTGACCAGGATGTACGCCGACAGAAAACTTCGTAAGAGGGATTTTCGTCGTCTCTGGATCACCAGGATCAACGCCGCCGCCAGACTTAACGACATCAACTACAGCAACCTTATAAACGGCCTTAAGAAGGCCAATATCGACATCAACCGTAAAATGCTGGCCGATCTGGCTGTAAACGACATGCCCGCCTTCGAGGCCCTTGCCGCCAAGGCCAAGGAAGCCCTTGGATAAGAGGTAGTGAGGACTTACAGCTCTATACCGGTCGAACGAGCTATCGCAGGAGGGTTCCTATCATTGATATTGATAGGAACCCTTCTGCTATGGGGCTTTAATCGCCTGGAGGGGATGGACCTTTCCCTACTGGACGCTTTTTTTACCTCAACCTCGGCGGTGTGTGTGACCGGTTTAGCGGTAGTGGATACCGGTGCCGATTTTGCCGTCCCCTCTCAGGTCGTGCTTCTTCTGCTTATCCAGCTAGGCGGTTTGGGGGTCATGACCGCGACTACCTTCATGTTTATGCTCCTTAGGATGCGTATAGGCATAAGGCAGAGGATTCTATTCGCTGGAGGTATGGGACTGGATGGCCCTTCCGGTGTGGTTCGACTGGTGTTGCGTATAGTTAAGATTACCTTTTTGATAGAGTTTGCGATGTCGATTCCCCTCTTTTTGGGCTTTCTTGAGCGGTTCGACTGGAGGACTTCCCTGTGGTACTCGGTTTTCCATTCCATAAGCGCCTTCTGCAACGCCGGTTTTTCCCCTTTCAGCGATAGTTTAGGGTCTTTTACCTTCAGTTGGCT comes from the Dethiosulfovibrio salsuginis genome and includes:
- the infC gene encoding translation initiation factor IF-3, whose amino-acid sequence is MAKKLPDEPRVNEEITVKDVLLIDDQGVKVGVIPTEQAIELAASRELDLVEVAPGATPPVCRILDYGKFRYQQQKKEKDARKKQKTQTLKEMKMRPKIDEHDYNFKTKAIRGFLANGHRVKVSIFFRGREMAFLDRGKEVLDRVAKDCEDLGKSEGFPRMEGRFMRMMLTPIASPKKESGSNSSDIAKDSED
- the rpmI gene encoding 50S ribosomal protein L35 — encoded protein: MPKMKTHSGAKKRFSFTGSGKVSYKKSGRAHQLRTKDACRIRRLRQDGIMTDTTAIETMKKLMPYA
- the rplT gene encoding 50S ribosomal protein L20 — its product is MRVAAASSSDRKRKKLFAITKGYFGRKKNVYRRAREAFLHSLTRMYADRKLRKRDFRRLWITRINAAARLNDINYSNLINGLKKANIDINRKMLADLAVNDMPAFEALAAKAKEALG